A genome region from Carya illinoinensis cultivar Pawnee chromosome 2, C.illinoinensisPawnee_v1, whole genome shotgun sequence includes the following:
- the LOC122300251 gene encoding serine/threonine-protein kinase EDR1-like: MTEELIDHIRSDFVFDWERENHRLTVTKALRKCFNSFHHDLHKIYQSFGSHEEALANGTSLGDPLVWVKLCGRWGSDAFKLRLGVHGRKFHLKTGRTERSRQLITHQDANHSSEYLSKSINGVTAGSVNVSGSMLEATTSQFNRSPLVEGLNADLKEEHRKNEEESRSDRVDEVKKHEEKEIGFLDRRKCTHDRFMGTDLKLKDPESPSSSVDSYTSRVDQIFYDVDVGEYEIHWEDLDIGERIGLGSSGEVYRADLNGTEVAVKKFLDQDFSGAALAKFKSEVRIMRTLRHPNVVLFMGAVTRPPNLSIITEFLPRGSLYRIIHRPHSQIDEKRRIKMALDMASGMNCLHTSRPTIVHRDLKAPNLLVDKNWNVKELCEIKGKSAALQNAKVCWVGEE, encoded by the exons ATGACAGAGGAGCTCATTGACCATATTCGG TCTGACTTCGTGTTTGACTGGGAACGCGAAAACCACCGATTGACGGTGACAAAGGCACTTCGTAAgtgcttcaactccttccatcatgacttgcacaagatttatCAATCATTTGGAAGCCATGAAGAAGCGTTAGCTAATGGGACAAGCTTGGGGGACCCCCTTGTATGGGTCAAGTTGTGTGGCAGGTGGGGCAGCGATGCCTTTAAG CTAAGATTAGGCGTGCATGGcagaaaatttcatctcaaaactgGGAGAACCGAAAGAAGCAGACAATTAATCACACATCAGGACGCAAATCATTCATCCGAATACTTGAGCAAAAG CATAAATGGTGTCACAGCAGGTTCTGTCAATGTCTCTGGTTCAATGTTGGAAGCTACCACGAGTCAGTTTAATAGGTCGCCTTTGGTTGAGGGCCTGAATGCTGATTTGAAGGAAGAACACCGCAAGAATGAGGAGGAATCTCGTAGTGACAGGGTGGATGAGGTTAAAAAGCATGAAGAGAAAGAAATTGGTTTCCTTGATCGTAGAAAGTGTACGCATGATAGATTTATGGGGACTGATTTAAAATTGAAGGATCCAGAAAGTCCTAGCTCATCTGTTGATTCCTACACAAGTAGGGTTgatcaaatattttatgatgtgGATGTAGGGGAATATGAAATTCATTGGGAAGACCTGGATATTGGTGAAAGGATTGGACTAG GTTCATCTGGAGAGGTTTATCGTGCTGATTTGAATGGCACA GAGGTTGCTGTGAAGAAGTTCTTAGATCAGGACTTCTCAGGTGCTGCTTTGGCTAAGTTCAAGAGTGA GGTACGGATAATGCGTACATTACGGCATCCAAATGTTGTTCTTTTCATGGGTGCTGTAACTCGTCCTCCAAACCTCTCTATAATTACTGAGTTTCTTCCAAG gGGAAGCTTATATCGCATTATTCATCGTCCTCATTCTCAAATTGATGAGAAGCGCAGAATAAAAATGGCCCTTGATATG GCAAGCGGCATGAATTGCTTGCATACCAGCAGACCTACAATTGTTCACCGGGATTTGAAGGCACCAAATCTTTTGGTTGATAAGAACTGGAATGTGAAG gaACTTTGTGAAATCAAGGGGAAAAGCGCTGCCCTGCAAAATGCAAAAGTTTGTTGGGTAGGAGAAGAATGA